TCAAAAAACTCGAAGCCGTAATATCAGTATGTATAGTCTCTCCTTCTCCCATTGAAGGCGGTTGGATATTTAACGAAGAAGAAGAAGGTTGTCGCACACTGGCTGAATTTTATCAGAAGGCAGAACCGGGCTACAGTGGGCGCTCTACAGTGCCAGTACTATGGGATAACGAAACAAAAACTATTGTTAATAATGAGAGTTCAGAGATTATCGTCATGCTGAACTCTGAGTTTAACGAGTTCGCCAACAATCCGACGCTAAATCTCTACCCAGAAGAACTTAAAGAGAAAATTGACTGGTGGAATGAAAAGATTTATCACGCGGTAAATAATGGTGTGTATCGCTGCGGCTTTGCCCAGACTCAAGAAGCATACAATCAAGCCTGTAACGAACTGTTCGCAACTCTCGATGAGATTGAACTTGCATTGCAGGCTAATCGCTATCTCTGCGGTGAACATTTGACACTTGCAGATGTGCGGTTATTTACAACATTATTTCGGTTTGATAGTGCCTACTATGGGCTATTTAAATGCAATAAGCAGCGAATTCGAGACTATCAGAATCTCGGAGCTTATCTACGTGACTTGTATCAGCTTCCCGGTGTGGCTGACACTTGCGACGTAGAAACTGTGAAGCGAGACTACTACGGAAACCTATTCCCACTCAATCCCGGCGGAATTATCCCCAATGGCCCTGATATGTCCTATCTTAATCAACCACACGATCGCGATCGCATTGGCAAGGTGAATGCTTCATGAATCAGATTAATCGGGTTGCAATTGTCGGTGGAACTCATGGCAATGAGTTTACAGGAGCCTACTTAGTCCATAAATTTGCCCAGTTTCCTGATTTAATTACTAGATCGAGTTTTGAGACAGTCACACTGTTAGCAAATCCCAATGCTTTTGCTGCAGCAAGGCGATATGTAGAGAAAGATTTAAATCGCTGTTTTCTCAAGCAAGACTTACAAGATTCGACTCTGAAAAGTTACGAAGAATTGCAAGCTAAGTTAATTCAGGACACTCTAATATCAAATGGGGATAAACAAGCAGATTTCATCTTAGACTTGCACAGCAGTACAGCTAATATGGGTTTGACAATTATTTTGGTAAACAGTCATCCCTTAAACTTGAAATTGGCTGCTTATCTGAGCCAGATTAATCCTTTGGTTAGAATTTATCGTTGCTCTTTTCAATCTGTTGAAGAAAACCCATTTGTAAATTCTCTGTGCGAATTAGGCTTTGCATTCGAGGTTGGCCCAATTGCCCAAGGTGTCTTAAAAGCAACACTATTCCAACAAACAGAAGAACTTGTTCACGCGCTTCTAGACTATCTAGAACAGTTTAACCAGGGTGAAATCCGATCAAATAACGAAACCTTGACTCTCTATGACCACTTATCAACTGTGGACTACCCAAAAAAATCTGATGGGACAATCTTTGGGATGATTCATCCAGAACTTCAGGATAATGATTATCAAGCCTTGAATCCAGGAGATCCGATTTTTATAGCCTTTAATGGTAAAACAATTGTTTATGAGGGTGCATCTACCGTTTGGCCGATTTTTATTAATGAAGCAGCTTACTACGAAAAAGGAATTGCAATGTGTTTGACCCAGAAGCAGCAAATCAATATCTAAGATGTGAATCAAATTTTTGTATGATTGCTTTTGATTTCAGGCGATTGTATAAACTCAACACCCAAATCATTACTTGCTAAAACTTGCTTGTATAAGTTGAAATGTATCTTAGTTATGATATATTAATTACCAGTACTTAAGTATGAGGGTAAAAAGTTGTCCGAAAAACTGATCGAGTCGAGTCAAAGGAGCGCTAGAAAGAAAATTATTATCTAAATTCACCCGGAATATTTTCAGAGAAGCAGAATTTCTTTATAAATATGGGACACTCATCTCGGCGATGTCTACTATAGACTACAGCCGCAAAATACTGTTGTTAAAGTTCAGAAGCAGTAAACATTTTTGACATGAGTTTTACACTGAATAAATCTCAGGTTAAAAGTATAAAACTTTACTGATACCAACTAAATCTAAGACTATATTTACGTTTAAAATTGTCCAAATACTTGAACTCATAATGAAAACCAAGCAAAAAGGAAACAGACCAATAGCCAGTCTTTCTTTAGACTTGGATAATATTTGGTCTTATTTAAAAAATCAGGGCGCTTCGGGTTGGGAGACTTTTCCCTCTTACCTAGATATTGCAGTGCCTCGTTTCTTAGATATTCTTCAACAATGGGATTTGACAATCACAGTATTTATTGTAGGTCAGGATGCAGCGCTAGAAAAGAATACTAAGGCTATACAAGCGATCGCTAATGCCGGTCACGA
This Nostoc sp. C052 DNA region includes the following protein-coding sequences:
- a CDS encoding glutathione S-transferase family protein; amino-acid sequence: MTNSTPMDDKKKLPKKKGKSLPPKLIIWLGKFVWTSMWQIMMSNLAPRNQSGAYIRPNSQFRKFIGTESGNPHPPATGRYKLYVGLGCPWAHRTLVVRSLKKLEAVISVCIVSPSPIEGGWIFNEEEEGCRTLAEFYQKAEPGYSGRSTVPVLWDNETKTIVNNESSEIIVMLNSEFNEFANNPTLNLYPEELKEKIDWWNEKIYHAVNNGVYRCGFAQTQEAYNQACNELFATLDEIELALQANRYLCGEHLTLADVRLFTTLFRFDSAYYGLFKCNKQRIRDYQNLGAYLRDLYQLPGVADTCDVETVKRDYYGNLFPLNPGGIIPNGPDMSYLNQPHDRDRIGKVNAS
- a CDS encoding aspartoacylase codes for the protein MNQINRVAIVGGTHGNEFTGAYLVHKFAQFPDLITRSSFETVTLLANPNAFAAARRYVEKDLNRCFLKQDLQDSTLKSYEELQAKLIQDTLISNGDKQADFILDLHSSTANMGLTIILVNSHPLNLKLAAYLSQINPLVRIYRCSFQSVEENPFVNSLCELGFAFEVGPIAQGVLKATLFQQTEELVHALLDYLEQFNQGEIRSNNETLTLYDHLSTVDYPKKSDGTIFGMIHPELQDNDYQALNPGDPIFIAFNGKTIVYEGASTVWPIFINEAAYYEKGIAMCLTQKQQINI